TTAGATTAAGGCCCGAATTTGGCGCAGAATTCTATCACATTCACCTCTGAATAGAAGCAACCCTCGCCCTCGAAACAAAAATAGTAAATAAACCAGTTCAGTTGGTTAACTCTCTAACCACTGGTATGTTTAAAGATAAGCCAACCTGTTACGGATAACTTATGGTGCGTCTTCCATTTATAGTAGAACCAATGGCTGAACAGGCACTTTTGTTGCGATGGCCAAACGCCGATGCGTTAACTCAAGTACGCCAATTGCAATTGGCACTTAACCAGTGCGATTGGGTGATCGATGTGATTGCCGCCAGTACCACCCTAGCGATCATAGGAGAGCGTCACAACGGCGAGTTATCGCAGCTATTACAGCAATGGATGGCGGTTAACCCTATCGAAAAATTAGCCATCTGCGCCACTCAACACCATGCGCTACCAGTCTGCTATCACCCCTCACTGGGGCTAGACCTCGATAAGGTTGCCGCAGCAACCAAGTTATCGGTGGCACAGATAATCGAATATCACCATCAAACGCTATACACCGTCGACAGTACCGCGTTTAGCCCAGGCTTTGCTTATCTGGCTGGGTTACACCCGTCATTGCAGCTCCCCCGCCGGGAAACTCCTAGGTTAGAAGTGGCTGCCGGCAGCGTCGCCATCGCCGCCAGTCATAGTGCTATCTATCCACAACGCAGTGCAGCCGGTTGGCACATTATCGGCTCTTGCCCTGAGCCATTACTGAACCTTACTAGCATGCCACCGTGTCGATTTCAGTTAGGCGATACCGTCAGCTTCGAGCCCATCTCGCTGCAGCAATATCAGCAATGGAGTGACAGTCATGATTGAGGTTATCCAAGCGGGACTGTTTACCACCGTTCAAGATCTAGGCCGCTACGGTTGGCGCCAACTGGGTTTTGCCCGCAGCGGTGCCATGGACCCCCTCGCGGCAAGCGCCGCCAATTTGTTGTTAGACCAAGACGTCAATATGCCGTTATTGGAATGTACCCTATTAGGACCAACTCTTAAGTTTCATTGCGACAGCGCCATCGTATTAACCGGCGCAACCATGACTGTTAAGGTCGATGGCAACTTGCACCAGCCAGGACAAACCATTGCCATAAAAGCCGGACAAACTGTAGTAATTGGGCGAGCAGCCCACGGCTGTCGTAGTTACCTCGCAATAAAAGGCGGGATATCAACCCCGGACGTGCTTGGCAGCGTCAGCTACCAAAGCCATGTCGGATTAGGACTGCAGCTGCAACGAGACAACCGTTTGTCGATCACGCCGTATACTGGCCCGGTGGCTGATTGCCATAGTTGGGTTGGTTTAACCTGGCCGCTAACACCTGTGTTAGCGGTGTTTGCCAGTGCTCACACCGATCAGCTGCAAGATGGCATAGAAGCATTAAGCACACAGCCATGGCAGTTGAGCCAGCATGCCAATCGCATCGGTTTACGACTTTCCGGCCAACCACTCAACCATAGTCGGTTAAATGACATGCCCTCAGAGCCGGTATTGCCTGGCACGGTGCAGTTACCACCCAACGGACTACCACTGATTCTAGGTGCCGATAGTCAATCAACCGGTGGCTACCCTAAAGTTGCTCAGGTATGTGAAAGCAGCTTAACCACCTTAGCGCAGTTACGCCCCAACCAAGAGTTATGGTTCGAGCCAATCAGTTTAGAAGAAGCAAAACTTAGGCAGAGACGCCAGCAACGTCATTTAAAAATACTGCGCCAAGCGGCTCATGCTAAATGGCTACAATGACCAAGCTGGATCTTAATGGTGACATTGGTGAGCAGGCTGGCGACGATGCCGCTTTGTTGCCGTTATTGAGTTCAGCCAATATATGCTGCGGTAGCCACGCGGGAAATACGGCACACACCTTAGCTACTATTACACTCGCGCAGCAACACCAGATCGCCATTGGTGCGCACCCAGGCTACGACGACCGCGCTAATTTTGGCAGGCTTGAACTTAATCTCAGTAATAAACAGATCCTCGATTCATTGCAGCAACAGTTGGCACTATTCACCACATTAATCGATTCAGTTGGCGCCACGATGCACCATATTAAGCTTCATGGCGCGCTCTACCATCGTGGTAATCATCAAGTCACTTTGGCAGAGCAGATCTGCGCTTGGTTAGTAACGACATACCCAAACTGCATGCTCTATTGCCAAGCCCAAAGCCCACTGGTAGCAATAGCCACCGCCCATGGCCTGTCGATAAAGCAAGAGGGCTTTGCTGACCGACGCTACCTCAATAGTGGCTTGCTAGCACCTCGAACCATGGCAGGCAGCTGCATCGCTGAGCCGCAGCAAGTATTGACACAGGTGCAACAGATGGTGGAGCAGCGCAGCGTTACTACGATAAACGGCCAGCAACTGCCGTTAACCGTGGATACCCTCTGCCTCCACGGTGATAGCATCACAGCTTTAGAGTCTGCCCAGAACATTCACCGTTGGTGCGCTAACAACAACATTGTTATCGACGCTAATTGATCTTCATTAGCGCGAACACTTAACAATTGTTAAGTGGCTAACAACATACGGTAAATCGAATCAATATCAACATTAGACTTAACTAATTTAATGGCTATGTGGTAGCCTCAAAAAAAGGCTATGTCGTAGTTAGCTGTTGAAGCTTATCTTAGGCCTTTGGCTTCACCGATTTCGGTGCTTTTAGGGGACTATGTCGCGGTGGCGACGGTACATTCTTGTATGCATTAGCGGGGAGCTTCGCCCCCTTTGGAATCCCCCTTTGCCTTAGGTCGCAGTCCAAAACGCTTCGCTGAACTGCTCCAATGCGGCAGAAGATCAATAGCGTTAGTGCTTTACCCTTTGTATCAAAACTTGCCTAGCCAGTGCTTTAACAGCCTTAGAAAGAACAACACTTAATTGGTACACAGCCCAAAAAAAACACTCCAAGGAAAAGATTATGACCAAAATTGTCATTGTGGGAGGCGTCGCTGGTGGGGCCTCCGCTGCAGCTCGTGCTCGCCGCCTATCGGAAAACGCTGAAATTATTATGTTTGAACGCGGCCCCTTCGTCTCATTTGCTAACTGTGGCTTGCCGTACCACATTGGTGGCGAAATCACCGACCGAAGTAAACTGCTATTACAAACACCAGCAAGCTTCCGAGCTCGTTTCAACGTAGACGTTAGAGTGATGAGCGAAGTAATTAGCATCGATCGCACCAATAAATCCGTCACCGTTACTAACCTCAAAGATGGTAGCGACTATACCGAACACTACGATTACTTATTGCTTAGCCCCGGAGCCGCCCCGTTTGTGCCGTCTATCCCGGGCATCAATAATCCATTAACACACTCACTGCGTAACATTCCCGATATGGATAAGATCCTGCAAACTTTGCAGGTAAATAATGTCGAGCATGCCACTGTGGTTGGCGGCGGTTTTATTGGTCTTGAGATGATGGAAGCTTTTACCCATCTTGGCATCAAGACCACATTACTTGAGCTTGCCGATCAAGTTATGAGCCCAGTTGACCGTGAGATGGCGGGGTTTGTTCATAGTGAGATTCAAGCCAAAGGTGTCGATCTTCGCCTTGGTACCGCTCTAACGGCCGTCGAGTACGTTACCGATAATTACATCGCCACTGAAGAAGCAGGTGAAACCATTGCACACCAACACATTAATGGCCACCTGCAGTTATTGCTTAGCAATAACCAAACTCTCAATACCGATATGTTAATCATGGCGATAGGTGTACGCCCAGAAACATCATTGGCTGAACAGGCCGGTCTAAAATTGGGGACCCGTGGCGGAATATTTACCACGCCAACCATGCAAACCAGCGATCCCTTCATCTATGCCGTCGGCGACGCAGTGGAGCAATCGGACTTTGTGACTGGCAAAGCCAGTCTGGTCCCACTAGCTGGCCCAGCGAACCGACAAGGGCGCATGGCTGCTGACAATATGCTTGGAGGTAGTGCTAGCTATCAAGGGACTCAAGGCACCGCTATCTGTAAGGTATTTGATCTCGCAGTAGCTTCAACAGGAAAAAATGAACGCCAACTGCAACAAGAAGCGATGCAATACGAGAAAGTCTATGTTCACAGTGCTAGCCACGCTAGCTACTATCCTGGTGCCGAGATCGTTTCGCTGAAACTGCTATTTTCACTGACCGATGGCAGCATACTCGGCGCACAAGCGGTCGGAAAAGACGGAGTCGATAAACGTATCGACGTCATCGCCGTTGCCCAGCGAGCCGGTATGACGATAGAGCAACTACAGCATCTCGAGCTTACCTATGCGCCGCCATACGGTTCAGCTAAAGACGTAGTAAACCAAGCCGCTTTTGTGGCCAATAACATTCTCTCCGGTCTCACTCAACCCATTCATTTCCATCAACTCGATGAGTTAAATAACGACCAGTTATTACTGGATGTTCGCAGCCCAGGTGAATTAGAACGAGTCGGCTTTATCGACGGCAGCATCAACATTCCGGTAGACCAGTTAAGGCAGCGCATGGCTGAACTGCCAAAGGACAAGGAGATCATTGTCATCTGCCAAGTCGGACTGCGTGGTCATGTTGCCCAACGCCAATTGGTTAACCGTGGCTATCGTGCTCGCAACTTAATTGGTGGTTATAAAACTTATGCTGCAGCAACGCAGTAACTGTCACAAATAGAGCCATGGCCGTCATTCTCGGAGGCGGCTATAGCTACCGTTCTGGTTGTCATTGACTTGATGTTAATCGCAAAAAATTAAGCTATTTAATTGAAATTAAATAAATTAACAGACGTTAGAAAACTAACTCATTATTAACTAATTAACGTCTGAACATGCCGGTTACTAAAATGGCAAAGCGGATAAACAATGAGTCCAGTTCTATCGATTTACTATCGATACTGCCAATCAAAATACTACGACAATCAGCAGATAAGGGAGTACCTAACAAAACCACTTGCTGCAGCAGTTAGCGATGTCATGTACAGCACTGAAGTCTCCACCTCGCGCCGGAGATCGAGTAACCGTCTCGGGCATTGTGCCGTACTAACCATTTAATGGCCTACCTAATAAAGTAAAAATTTTCAAAAAAATGATTAAGTTAACGGTAATCAATTATCAATTAATGGATGATGTGATTGCTAATATCCTCATTGTGCGCATAGCACAGTCAAGGGTTGTTTGATTATCTCTTTAAATTTTACTGGGTTCATCAGTTTGAATTTGCAAACTCTACCACCAAGACAGCCCGAAGGGACTGCCACCAGCGTAAGCCGACAAGCAACAAGGCTGATCTGAGTAGTGAGGCATTATTTTGTTTCGCTTATCATTGCCATCACCATCGGTCACTTAGTATCACCAGTGGCAAGTATGGCCATTCTGTTAACTCACTATATGCTGATAAGAGACGACTGATCGGTACCGGAGCAACCGCACAGTTCATCGTCTGAAATCTAACCTGTAGCAATCAACAGTTAGGGCTTTCATCTAAGCAGCATTCTGACTGCAAGAATTCGATAACCTCATTAAGCTGTTCAAACTGCGCCACACAGTAAAGTGTTCGCCCCTCTCTTCGTTGGGTAATCAGCCCTGCAGAGGTCAAACTCGACAGGTGGTGCGAGAGGGTCGAGCCTGGGATCCCTAATTGTTGCTGTACTTCACCCACCGCAATGCCTTGGAAGCCTGACTTAACCAGTCGCTTAAAGATCGCCAACCGGGTTGGATGGCCTAACTCTTTCAGTGCTTTAGCTGTCGCTTCTAGCTCCATTGGTATGACTCCTAAATAATTAATATTTCGACAATAGCAGAAATATGTTGATCGCTCTAGCGTAAAACTCTATATTTCCAATATTCTAGAAATATAGAGTTTATAACTATGAACCTCGCTGCATTGCAACAAACCGCTGAAATGTTCCTGTTTCTCGCGACTGAACTTACCCTTCTGTTCTTGATCATCAGCTATGGTGTTGGAGTGCTGCAGGAGTACATACCACCAGCAAAGATCCAATCTATCTTGGGTGCCAAGAAGGGCAAAGGTTACGTTATGGCGGCACTATTAGGGGCAATCACTCCTTTTTGCTCCTGCTCAACTATTCCTTTCCTGAAGGGCTTGTTACGAGCAAAAGCCGGATTCGGCACCATGATGGTATTCCTGTTCGCGAGCCCATTGCTTAACCCCATAATAATTGGTCTCTTTCTGGTGACCTTTGGTTGGCAAGTAACCCTGTTTTACTTCGCTGTCGCGATGGGGGTGTCGCTGTTTGCGGGTATCATTTTGGAGCGTCTTGGTTTCGAACGTTTTATCAAACCTGAAGCATTGGAGGCCGCTAAACCAAGTTGCTGTGGTAGCAGCTGTGGCGGTAACAGCAAACCAATTAGCAAGTGGGTAAAGATTTGGCGTGCAACTTGGAAAGACTTTAAAACCGTACTGCCCTACCTTGCTGCTGGTGTAGCGCTAGGTTCATTGATTTACGGCTTCTTACCAGCGGAATGGGTAGCCAGCGTAGCCAGCAAAGACAACCCATTTGCTGTACCAGTATCTGCGGTAATTGGCATTCCACTGTACATCCGTGCTGAGGCAGTTATCCCTCTGTCAGCAGCCCTTGCCGCCAAAGGCATGAGCTTGGGTGCAGTAATGGCATTGATTATCGGCAGCGCCGGCGCAAGTTTAACCGAGGTTATCTTGCTGAAGTCTATCTTCAAGAACCAATTGGTTGCTGCATTTCTAGTAGTGATTATTGCTATGGCCATCAGCGCCGGTTACCTCTACGGCTGGCTGTTCTAAACAGCACGGCCTATAACAAGACCAAAGGCTGTGTACCAACTAAGTGTTGTTCTTTTCAATGCTGTTAAAGCACCGCCTAGGCGAGTGTTGATACAAGGGCAAAGCACTACCGCCGTTGCTCTTCTGCCGCATTGGAGCAGTTTTGGGCTGCGACCTAAGGCAAGGGGGCTTTCAAAGGGAGCGGAGCTCCCCCTAATGCATACAAGAATGTGCCATCGCCACCGCGACATCCTCCCCAAAAGCACCGTAATCGGTGAAGCCGAAGGCTTGATATAAACTTCAACAGTTAACTGTGACACAGCCAAACCAAAACACCCAGTACAGCAATGTACTGGGTGTTTTGTTATGTCAAATTTAGCTCTGCTGAGCTACACATTTGGCCATCATTGCTCAGAGTACTTATCAAACCACGCCAAGATGTAAGCGACCTTTTGCATCAGGTTGCTCGGCCGAGCCGTAATACCATGACTGGCGCCGGGAATGCGCACCATTGCAGTATCAACATGGTTTAACTGCAAGGCTTGATAGTATTGCTCGGTTTCACTAATTGGGGTGCGATAATCGACCTCGCCAGTTAACAGCATCGTTGGTGTAGTAACGTTACCCACCAACGATAATGGCGAGTGTTGCCAAAGGTGATCGGCAATGGTCCACGGCTTAGCAGACATCCAATACTGAGAAAAATAAGGGTACATATCGGCAGTGAGGGTAAAACTCATCCAGTTAATCACCGGTTTTGCCACCACTGCCGCTCTAAAACGATCGGTCTTGCCAACAATCCATGCCGTCAGGGTGCCACCGCCAGAACCACCGGTGACGAACAACTGCTCCTCATCGATATAGCCCTTGGCTTGCACCACATCAACAACGTCCATCAGATCGTTGTAATCCTCAGACGGATAGTTGTGATGAATAAGATTGGCAAACTCACTGCCATAAGATGAACTGCCACGAGGATTAGCCCACACCACCACATAACCTTGTGCCGCCATTAGCTGCACCTCCATTGAGAAGTTAGCACCATACGCCGCGTGGGGGCCACCGTGGATCTCTAAAATCAGTGGATAACGTTTGGTTGCATCAAAGTTCGGTGGCAATGCAACCCAAGCGTCAATTGCGCGGCCATCGACACTGGATTTGAGCTCCAGTGATTGCACCGGTGCAACGCTGCGCTGGCGCCACAGATCTTGATTCAACTGAGTTAACTGCTTGATTTTCCCTCGTGTATTCACAACACTTAAATCTGCTGGGCTATGGCTATCGGCCCCAGTAAAAACCACTTTGCCATCAGCGGCGGTAAAATCTCCACTGGCGTATGGCCGCCCAAGTGACTGCCCCCCAAGCTCGACATCCAGCGTGGTCAGTTTCCCTTTCAACGTTACCAGTGCCACCTTGGTTGTACCATGATCAACAAAGCTCAAATAGATCGATTTACCATTATCACTCCACTGGATCTTATTGATGGGGCGATCCAACGTTGGGGTTAGTTCGCGCTTATCACTTCCGTCAACGTTCATAACGAAAACCGTGGGATTAACATGGCTCATGTTGCTGTCAGGCAGCTGTAAGTATGCGACTAACTTACCATTTGGGCTTAAGGCCGGGCTCGACTCGACACCACTATGGTTCGTTAGCGCGCTGATTTTTTTGGTCGTAATATCGACGGTGAAGATGTCACCTTGCCGTGACCGCATCTGCCAGTCGCTATGACGATCACCGGCAAAGATGATCTGGCTGCTATCTGCTGACCATACCAGTCCGCCCCCATGAGGGTAATCTCCACTGGTAAGTTGAGTCGGTGTCCCGCCGTCACTAGGCACTATATAGATCTGTCGTTGCCCCGATTTGTGATAGCCGCCGCCATCACTGCGGTAACGGACCGAATCAATATAAGTAGCCGAGTCAGCCCAATCAGCCCCTTTAGGGGGTTGAGGCATATCTATCGCTAAACGGCTTGGTTTGGCAGGAGTAAACATCGAAAATGCGAGCCAGTGTCCATCCGGCGACCAGCTCAAGCTGCTGGGACTCGCGGTTAGATCGGCAATACGGGCGGTATTGCCACTTGTCAGCCAACGCACGTAAAGTTGAGTCGAGCCCTCAACAGACGACAAATAGGCGAGCCGCTCACCATCGGGACTAAAGCGAGGCTGTCGATATTGTACTGCCCCACTGAGCAGCGGTTGATGAGCTGAACCATCGATATTGAGCTGCCATAGATTGCTGCGGCTGGCATCGCTCATCACATCATAACTGCGGCGCTCATAGACGACCTGCCTACCATCAGGACTGATTTGCGGCTCAGCTGCGTATTCCAATGCGAATACATCAGTGAGCGTCAGCGGAGTCATGGCTTCAATGCTGGCAGCGTTGCCGTCAGTTTGCTCATTTAAGTTGGGGTTCGCATGGCTGTTGGCAGCTACTGCCATAGCGATAAGGGCAATCCAAGGTTTCATCCGTGATCCTTAACTCTTTGATTTAATGCAAAGTACAGTAGTGACCAGCATCACCATAACGATGAATAAAGGCAACTTTTGGCTACGACTAATCTGTTAGCAAATGTCATAACGCAACAACGCCACCGCAAAAATGAGGTGGCGTTGTAAATCAACATTGGTTGGTGCGGCTTAGCCTAAAGTGGAGTTTGTTGCCGCAATAGTGCCTCAAACTCTTCTGCTGGCAATGGTTTGCTATAGAGGTAACCTTGTCCGAATTGGCACTGATGTTTGGTAAGAAAATCCGCTTGCCACTGCGCTTCAATACCTTCAGCAACGACTTTAAGATCCAGTGCCGCGGCCATAGCCAGAATCGCTTTAACCAGCGCCTGATCTGGCTCATTGTGTTCCATATGTTGTAAAAACGAGCGGTCAATTTTGAGCTTATTGAAGGAGAAACGCTGCAGATAACTAAGCGCCGAATAACCGGTACCAAAGTCATCAATCGATAGTTGTGGCCCCAACGCTTGCAGTTGTTGCAGTGTCTGCCGCAGCTCGCCGCTTTCACTGATAAGCAAGCTTTCAGTCACTTCAATATCCAATCGTTTTGGGTCTAAGCCAGTACTACTTAGGATTCGCTCAATCTTCATCAGCAGTGGTTCGCATTGACGAAATTGGACACTAGAGAAATTAACCGCAACGCTGATTGGCGCAATCGATTGCCATGCCTGAGCGTTAATACATGCTTGTCGGAGAGCTTGTTCACCCAGTTGGTTAATCACTCCGGTACGTTCAGCCAACGGAATAAACTCCGTTGGTGAAACGAAACCTAGCTCAGCGTCATGCCAGCGCATCAAGGCCTCTACTGCAATGATCTTACCGCTTGCCAGTTCAACTATGGGTTGGTAATGAAGTTCCAGCTCATTGTTGTTAAGTGCTTTGCGTAAGCGGCTATCCATTAACAGCTTTCGCTGAACTCCATGGCTCATGCTGCTATCAAAGAAACGGTAACCATTACGGCCACTATCTTTAACCTGATGCAACGCTGAGTCGGCATGTTGAACCACGGTTTCTGCGGTATGGCCATTGCAGGGGTAACTGGCAATGCCGATGCTCGCGGTGACGAAAAATTCTGTTCCGTCCACAACAAATGGTTGTTCAAATACTGACAGGATCTCGCTAGCGCACGCCCCAGCGACATCCCTACTCTCTATACAAGGAGAGATAATCACAAACTCATCACCACCAAAACGGGCTACGGTTTCTTCTTTACGCATCAACCCTTGCAGACGTTCGCTGGTTTGCTTGAGTACCTCATCGCCAATGAAGTGCCCTTTAGAGTCATTGATCTGTTTGAAATGATCGATGTCCACCAATATCACCATGATGGAATTTTTACTCGCATCCCATTGATTAATCAGCTGTTGCAGTAACTCTTGTGCACAGGTTCGGTTCGCTAAACCTGTCATCGCATCGTGATTGGCTTGATAGACCAGCTGTTGCTCCGACTCAACACGTCGTGCTACTTCTACCGAAAGTTGGTTGTTGCGTACCGCTAATTCATGCTGCTGCCGCTCGGACAAGTCGATCTCAGTTCGCAGAACAATGTTGGAGTTATTGATTTTGATCAGATAGAAAAAGCCACCTAAAACCGGAAAGGCCAGCAATGAAATTGCAGCGATAAACCACGATGAAGTAAACAGATCATGTTGAGATATAGGTTCAAATATCCCAATAATTGAGTAATCAGTATCACCAACTTTGCTACTGATGCTCACATTGCTAGCGGCGTTTTCAGCGAACTGCTTAACGAACGAGTTCCAGCCAACGACACGACCGCTACCCGTCTGCAAGGCGAGGAAACTGCCGTAGTTTTCATGCTCCTGAGCCGCTAGCCCTTGAATAATTACCTCATTGTTAATATCGGCTATCAACAACGCTACCGCTTTATCAAAGTGATAAACCTTTTGGACCAAACGCAGTTCCGCCCCAAGGCCCTTCTGAACCGAATACAATTTGTGGCCTTCTTTGCCGTATAACAGCTTAGCAAAAGGGATGTAACTCAGATCTGAGGGTTGACTTGGATGGCTATCAATAATGACCTGCTGATCAAACGATACCAACTGCAGTCGCTTATATTTGCAGGCATCACCGACACGTTTATCCGCTAACGTTTTGCTAAAAAGTAGGTCAACATTGAATAGGCTCGCCCCCAACCCATACTCCATCGACATACCCGAGGCCCGGTTAGCAAAGAAGCTCTGCACACTTTTATCGGCAGCGAGATGGGCAAGTTCCTCCTTATTGACCATGTAGTTGCCGTACAAATTACGACTGTAGTTGTTCACCTTTAGGTGCAACTCATTCAACTGCGCTTCCTTCAATCGATTTTGTCCGATATGGGTAAGCCCAAGCAGGATCAATAGATAGGCGATCAATAATATACCGGCCGACGTAATCGCAATCTGATTTTTTCTGAAATTAAAGATGCTCATTACCTAAATTAACTGGCGCCGTTCTTAAGAAAGTAGTCACTATAGAAATAAAACACTGAGGGGTAATGTTTCTTTACCAGTTGATGAAAACTGCCATCAGCTCTGATCTTGGCTAGATATTGATTGAAGGCATGGCGCAATTTAGGTGAATTTTTACGAAATCCCATCGCCATCTCTTGCTCCAATGAGATTGGCCCCACGACCTTGATCTCTCCCGGCCACTTTTCTAAGGCAACTAAGGTATCTGCAACGTCTAACAAGGTGGTTTCAGCATCATTATTCATAATCGCCGGTACCATCTCGTTCAGTTTGCGCTGTTTAACCGGCAAGATAACGTTGGCACCGGTTGCATCAAGGTCATACAGATCAGGGTCTAGACATGACTGACGCATAGCCAATACGTCTTTGTTTTGCAGTAATGCTTTTACTGCGCTTACGTCAGTCACGATTGAACCCGACGGTTGCACCGGTTGTAGATCGGAGTCGGCTCGCGCCACCAACCACACTGCCGAAGGGAAATAGGAATCGGAATAATCCAACACACCGTAGCGCCAGTCGAGAACAGTTAGGCCATTGGCGATAACGTCTCCTTCAATCACCACATTGGCCCCCCGTGACAGTTTACCGCCAACAAACAACGCCTCTTGTCCCGTTAGTTTGCCAAAAGCGTTCTGCCAGGTAGCGTTAACATAGTGATAATCGATACCAAGATGTGCCGCAAAGCCTTTCATAAGCTCCACATCAAGGCCTTCTAATATTTGTTGTGAGTCATCATCGTAATATGAAACAAAATTGGCATATGGAATGCCGATATGTCGCAACTGTCCAGCTTCGATAATCTCATCAAGATCGCGCGCGTGGGTATTAATAGTGCCCATAAACAACACGCCGACCAAAAAACGTACCAAATAGTGATGGGTAAATATAGTTTTCATTATGTCATCAATATGTAAATAACATTGCCTTTATGGCTATGTCGTAGAGCTGTATTGGCTGAATAGTTATCTAATTTTGTTGCCAATAGTTACGTTGGTGCCGTTAGTGTATGTGCGAACAAAACACTGTCATAGAAACTTTTTTATTATTTTATGAGTTTGATTCAAAGGGATTTTATTGCCGTGCTCTATGTCGCAAAAATTTATTACGCAAACCGGAACTCAGTGTTCTCTGGGGAACAGTGACAATAAGAGATGCCACCGGCTGCGGTGGCATCTCACAGACAAACTCTGCCTTTAGCTCATTTCGTCAAATAATTCTCGCATTGCTCTCACTAAGCCACGAACATCATCTTCACTATGGAATAAATGGGTGGAAATCCGCAGTGCGTAAGTTTTAACGTTATCCGCCTTAGCGAAATAGAAGTCCGTTGTGCGAACAATATAGCCGTACTCTTCGCGCAAGCGATCTCTAAACAATTTGAGCGTATCGCCATCAGCTTGATCGTTAAACGGGTTAACGGTGGTTAAACCACTGCTTAGCTCAAGCTGCTTTGGTGAGTAGATGTATGCATCTGGGAAGCTCTGCTCTAACTCACTCTTACAAAGGGTACTCAGATGCAGAACCCGCTCCTCAATCACGTCACGGCCTATCTCATCCCACATCACACAGGAGTCAACCAGCGCCTGTTTTGCTGGATAGTGATCGTTACCAACATACTGCATAGTATCAGCAGCATTCATACCGTAGTGCGCGAGTGAAGAGTTGATGTAGGAGAACGGATTAGCACGCTCTGGCCAATATTCGCTGATACGACTGCAGTTATCGCGAACATACAGAATGCCAGTCGCTCCCGGGCCACACTGCCATTTATGGCCAGCACCAACATAGAAGTCACAATCCATGTCGTGGAAATCCAGATCTAACATGCCAATGCCGTGGGCGCCATCAACCAAGGTTGGGATCTGGTTTGGTACCGCAACCTCGTTACAAATACGCTTCGCTGGTAAGGTCGTACCTGTCTTGTAAGTAATATGAGAGAAGGTGATTAACTTAACGCGGTCACCATACTCAGCTACGGCATCAGCAAATAGCTGAACAAATTGATCTTCAGTTATCTCGTTACGGCCGTTGTACACTGGGATATCCAACTCAACCACTTCAACATCATAACGCTGAGCAATAACGTGCAATGGTGACAGTGCGGCAATGTGCTCATGGTGAGTAGTAAGCACCACATCACCAGCTTCAAACTGCAAACCGTGAATAACACTGCACATGCCGT
The genomic region above belongs to Ferrimonas lipolytica and contains:
- a CDS encoding 5-oxoprolinase subunit B family protein → MAEQALLLRWPNADALTQVRQLQLALNQCDWVIDVIAASTTLAIIGERHNGELSQLLQQWMAVNPIEKLAICATQHHALPVCYHPSLGLDLDKVAAATKLSVAQIIEYHHQTLYTVDSTAFSPGFAYLAGLHPSLQLPRRETPRLEVAAGSVAIAASHSAIYPQRSAAGWHIIGSCPEPLLNLTSMPPCRFQLGDTVSFEPISLQQYQQWSDSHD
- a CDS encoding biotin-dependent carboxyltransferase family protein; this encodes MIEVIQAGLFTTVQDLGRYGWRQLGFARSGAMDPLAASAANLLLDQDVNMPLLECTLLGPTLKFHCDSAIVLTGATMTVKVDGNLHQPGQTIAIKAGQTVVIGRAAHGCRSYLAIKGGISTPDVLGSVSYQSHVGLGLQLQRDNRLSITPYTGPVADCHSWVGLTWPLTPVLAVFASAHTDQLQDGIEALSTQPWQLSQHANRIGLRLSGQPLNHSRLNDMPSEPVLPGTVQLPPNGLPLILGADSQSTGGYPKVAQVCESSLTTLAQLRPNQELWFEPISLEEAKLRQRRQQRHLKILRQAAHAKWLQ
- the pxpA gene encoding 5-oxoprolinase subunit PxpA, yielding MATMTKLDLNGDIGEQAGDDAALLPLLSSANICCGSHAGNTAHTLATITLAQQHQIAIGAHPGYDDRANFGRLELNLSNKQILDSLQQQLALFTTLIDSVGATMHHIKLHGALYHRGNHQVTLAEQICAWLVTTYPNCMLYCQAQSPLVAIATAHGLSIKQEGFADRRYLNSGLLAPRTMAGSCIAEPQQVLTQVQQMVEQRSVTTINGQQLPLTVDTLCLHGDSITALESAQNIHRWCANNNIVIDAN
- a CDS encoding FAD-dependent oxidoreductase produces the protein MTKIVIVGGVAGGASAAARARRLSENAEIIMFERGPFVSFANCGLPYHIGGEITDRSKLLLQTPASFRARFNVDVRVMSEVISIDRTNKSVTVTNLKDGSDYTEHYDYLLLSPGAAPFVPSIPGINNPLTHSLRNIPDMDKILQTLQVNNVEHATVVGGGFIGLEMMEAFTHLGIKTTLLELADQVMSPVDREMAGFVHSEIQAKGVDLRLGTALTAVEYVTDNYIATEEAGETIAHQHINGHLQLLLSNNQTLNTDMLIMAIGVRPETSLAEQAGLKLGTRGGIFTTPTMQTSDPFIYAVGDAVEQSDFVTGKASLVPLAGPANRQGRMAADNMLGGSASYQGTQGTAICKVFDLAVASTGKNERQLQQEAMQYEKVYVHSASHASYYPGAEIVSLKLLFSLTDGSILGAQAVGKDGVDKRIDVIAVAQRAGMTIEQLQHLELTYAPPYGSAKDVVNQAAFVANNILSGLTQPIHFHQLDELNNDQLLLDVRSPGELERVGFIDGSINIPVDQLRQRMAELPKDKEIIVICQVGLRGHVAQRQLVNRGYRARNLIGGYKTYAAATQ
- a CDS encoding ArsR/SmtB family transcription factor translates to MELEATAKALKELGHPTRLAIFKRLVKSGFQGIAVGEVQQQLGIPGSTLSHHLSSLTSAGLITQRREGRTLYCVAQFEQLNEVIEFLQSECCLDESPNC
- a CDS encoding permease, whose translation is MNLAALQQTAEMFLFLATELTLLFLIISYGVGVLQEYIPPAKIQSILGAKKGKGYVMAALLGAITPFCSCSTIPFLKGLLRAKAGFGTMMVFLFASPLLNPIIIGLFLVTFGWQVTLFYFAVAMGVSLFAGIILERLGFERFIKPEALEAAKPSCCGSSCGGNSKPISKWVKIWRATWKDFKTVLPYLAAGVALGSLIYGFLPAEWVASVASKDNPFAVPVSAVIGIPLYIRAEAVIPLSAALAAKGMSLGAVMALIIGSAGASLTEVILLKSIFKNQLVAAFLVVIIAMAISAGYLYGWLF